The window TGTAGATAATCATGTGGTCCAAGCCGTCCATTGCATTCAACGAAAGGATTGCCGTCATGACCCTTGTTCTTCGCGTATGCATTCCGTTTCTTTTCGTTCTCGCCGCGTTTGTTCTTGCGGGAACCGCCCGTGCTGAACGCGGAGCCGCCGCGAAACTCGCGGAAATCGAGCGAATCGCCGGCGGCGGGCAGGATGTCCGCGTCGAAATCCCGAAACGTCCGAAACCGGCGATCGTGCTCCATGTCGCCCCGGACGGTTCCGACGCCAACGAGGGCACGAAGACACGCCCCTTCGCCACGCTCGAACGGGCGCGCGACGAGATCCGCGCCATTAGGCAACGCGGCGGCATTCCCGCCGGCGGCATAGACGTCGAAATTCGCGGCGGAACGTATCCCATCAAACAGACCTTTACGCTGACAGAGGAAGATTCGGGCACGGAAGCTGCACCCATTGTCTATCGCGCCCATCGCCGTGAAGCGCCCACGTTTTGCGGCGGCATCCGCCTGTCCGGTTTCACGCCCGTGGACGACGCGGCGATTCTGGCCCGCTTGCCCGAAGAAGCCCGCGGCAAAGTCGTGCAAGCGAACCTCAAGGAGTACGGTGTCGCCCAACTGAAGCCGCTCGAACTCGGCGGATTTTCAAGCGGGCGCGGATTCAAGACACATCCCGTCAACGAACTCTTTTACAACGGTGAAGCCCTGCCCATGGCGCGCTATCCGAACGACGGCGTCCTTTATGTCGCCGATATCGTCGTGGACGACGGACACGCCATCCACGGCATGAAGGGCAGCAAGACCGGGCGTATCCGTTACGACGGCGACCGGCCGGGCCGCTGGAAAGACGAAAAAGACGCCATGCTATACGGGTATTGGTTCTTCGACTGGGCCGATTCCTACGAACGCATCGAATCCATCGACACCGCCAACCGCGAGATTGCCTTCGCCCCGCCCTACCACACCTACGGCTACCGAAAAGGCGCCCGCTACTATGCCGTCAATCTTTTCTCCGAACTCGACATGCCCGGCGAATGGTATCTCGACCGCGCGAACGCCGTGCTCTACCTGTGGAAATTCAGGGACAGACACCTTATTTCCCCAGGGCGCGGCAATCACGCACGGCGGTATTTGGCCGAGGGAAATAAGGTGTCTGTCCCTGAATTTATTGAACTCTCCCTGTTCGAATCGCCCATGCTCAAAATGAAAAACGTTTCCCATGTCCGGTTCCAGGGCATTCGGTGGGAACTCGGGTGCGGAGACGCCATCCATGTAAACGGGGGCGAGCACTGCCTGTTCGCAGGCTGCACGGTGCGGCGCTTCGGCGGGGACGGCATCGTCGTCCGGGGCGGGACATCGCACGGCATTCTCTCGTGCGACATCTACTCGATGGGCCGCGGCGGCACGGTCATTTCGGGCGGCGACCGCAAAACCTTGTCGCCCGGAGGCCATTTCGTCGAGAATTGCCATATCCACAATCTCTCGCGCATTGACCACACCTACACGCCGGCCGTTCTCGTGGACGGTGTCGGGAACCGAATCGCCCACAACCGCATGCACCACATCAATTCGAGCGCCATCCGCCTCGGCGGAAACGACCACCTCGTCGAATTCAACGAAGTCCACGACGTGCTCCTCGAATCCGATGATCAGGGCGGCGCGGACATGTGGGGCGACGCCACCTACCGGGGCAACGTTTACCGCTACAACTACTGGCATCACAATGGAAACTGGCGGCGCATCGGCAAGGATCTCGCCTGCGGCCAGGCCGGCATACGCCTCGACGATGCCATCTCCGGCGTGTTTATCTACGGCAACGTTTTTTACAAGACCTCCTCCGGCGGCGCGGGATTCGGCGGCGTGCAAATCCACGGCGGCAAGGACAATGTCCTCGCCAACAACATTTTCGCCGATTGCACCTCGGCCATCAGCTTTTCGCCCTGGGGTCCCGAACGCTGGAAGGCGTTCATCGCCAAGGCCCTCGAATCTCCCGCGATCGACCCCGACCTGTACCGGCAGCGCTACCCTGAACTCGACCGCCTCGTCGAAGACGCAGACACCAACTATGTTCTCCGCAATCTGGTATGGAACTGCAAGGAATTCCTCCGCCGCGACAGAGGCTGCACCATCCAGGCGGACAACATCGTCACCGGCGACGCCTCGCATTTTACGAACGTCACACGCGGCGATTTCACACTGAAATCCCGCGCCATCAAACCCATCCCCTTCGGAAAAATAGGCCTTTACAGGGACGCCTTCCGCCGATCCCTCCCCTCGGACGACATCGCCGCCGCCCGCGCCCGGTAAGACGGATCGTGGCCCCTCAATATGCAATTGACCGCCGCAAAAGGATGTGATACGTTATTGATATGCAAACAAGCGTGGAAACTACAATCGCGGCGGCCTTGGGACCTCCCGTGGAGGCCCGTGCGCTGTTGGCCGAGAAACTGATCGAAAGTTTGGACAGCGAGCCGGCCCCGGGACTCAGCGCCGAATGGACTGAGGAAATTCGTAGACGCTGTCGCGAGATTGATGAAGCACGGGTCGGATTGCTTGATGCACAAGCCGTGTTAGAACAGGGATACGCGTTGCTCGGATGAAGCCCATTCGCTTCCATCCCGACGCCCGATCCGAGATGCTCGATGCCGCAGTCTACGATGAATCGCGGCAAGAACACCTCGGAAAACGGTTCTTGGCCTCGGTGAGTGAAGCGCTTGCAAGGATTCGCATCTTTCCCGAAGTGTATCCAATTGTCGAAACAGGCGTCCGCCGATGCCTCACAAAGACGTTTTTCCCTATGGGATTCTTTTCCGCGAAACGCCGGAACCGATTGCGATCATTGCACTTATGCATCTACACCGCGGGCCGGGCTACTGGAGAAGACGGGAAAACGAGGAGGTTCCATGCCCTGACAGCGCGCGGCATGCCAAGAATTGCCGGGTGCGCGTCCTCGCGCACCGCTGGAGTTTCTACATTTCGGCCTGAAAGGCCATGGATATGATAGCCCAGGGCAACGCCCTGGGAAAGAAGGTATTCTCTGTATTTGAGCTCTGAAAGAGCGAAACAATGTGTTGTAACGACCGTGGCCAGCTCGGTTACGCCCTTTCAGGGCTGTTCGACTTATTCTTGTTGCTTTTCCCAGGGCGTTGCCCTGGGCTTTGATGTCGCGCCCTTTCAGGGCGTCAACTCAACCGTGCTCTTCACGGACGGACGGAGTTTTCGCGCCGCTGGGCTTTGATGTCGCGCCCTTTCAGGGCGTCAACTCAACATGGAAAATGTAGA of the Candidatus Hydrogenedentota bacterium genome contains:
- a CDS encoding addiction module protein translates to METTIAAALGPPVEARALLAEKLIESLDSEPAPGLSAEWTEEIRRRCREIDEARVGLLDAQAVLEQGYALLG
- a CDS encoding right-handed parallel beta-helix repeat-containing protein; this encodes MTLVLRVCIPFLFVLAAFVLAGTARAERGAAAKLAEIERIAGGGQDVRVEIPKRPKPAIVLHVAPDGSDANEGTKTRPFATLERARDEIRAIRQRGGIPAGGIDVEIRGGTYPIKQTFTLTEEDSGTEAAPIVYRAHRREAPTFCGGIRLSGFTPVDDAAILARLPEEARGKVVQANLKEYGVAQLKPLELGGFSSGRGFKTHPVNELFYNGEALPMARYPNDGVLYVADIVVDDGHAIHGMKGSKTGRIRYDGDRPGRWKDEKDAMLYGYWFFDWADSYERIESIDTANREIAFAPPYHTYGYRKGARYYAVNLFSELDMPGEWYLDRANAVLYLWKFRDRHLISPGRGNHARRYLAEGNKVSVPEFIELSLFESPMLKMKNVSHVRFQGIRWELGCGDAIHVNGGEHCLFAGCTVRRFGGDGIVVRGGTSHGILSCDIYSMGRGGTVISGGDRKTLSPGGHFVENCHIHNLSRIDHTYTPAVLVDGVGNRIAHNRMHHINSSAIRLGGNDHLVEFNEVHDVLLESDDQGGADMWGDATYRGNVYRYNYWHHNGNWRRIGKDLACGQAGIRLDDAISGVFIYGNVFYKTSSGGAGFGGVQIHGGKDNVLANNIFADCTSAISFSPWGPERWKAFIAKALESPAIDPDLYRQRYPELDRLVEDADTNYVLRNLVWNCKEFLRRDRGCTIQADNIVTGDASHFTNVTRGDFTLKSRAIKPIPFGKIGLYRDAFRRSLPSDDIAAARAR